A genomic segment from Gossypium hirsutum isolate 1008001.06 chromosome D04, Gossypium_hirsutum_v2.1, whole genome shotgun sequence encodes:
- the LOC107898516 gene encoding soluble inorganic pyrophosphatase 6, chloroplastic has translation MAAAARVIAIAGNSTAAASSCLLIKTPFALQRCSNGLRFNNVRRSSKRLFSCNAIYNPQVQIKQEGQPETLDYRVFFEDTSGKKISPWHDVPLHLGDGVFSFIVEIPKESSAKMEVATDELYTPIKQDTKKGKLRYYPYNINWNYGLLPQTWEDPSLANSEVEGAFGDNDPVDVVEIGESRRKIGDILKVKPLAALAMIDEGELDWKIVAISLDDPRASLVNDIDDVEKHFPGTLTAVRDWFRDYKIPDGKPANKFGLGNKAANKDYALKVITETNESWAKLVKRSIPARELSLL, from the exons ATGGCAGCAGCAGCCAGAGTGATAGCCATCGCCGGCAACTCCACCGCCGCCGCGTCTTCCTGCTTGCTTATCAAAACACCGTTCGCTTTACAACGCTGCAGCAACGGACTTAGATTCAACAACGTCAGACGATCATCGAAAAGATTGTTTTCTTGCAATGCCATTTATAACCCTCAGGTTCAAATCAAACAAGAAGGCCAACCCGAAACTCTCGACTATAGAGTCTTCTTCGAGGATACTTCGGGCAAAAAG ATTTCTCCTTGGCACGATGTTCCATTGCACTTGGGAGATGGTGTTTTTAGCTTCATTGTTGAGATACCCAAAGAATCAAGTGCTAAAATGGAGGTTGCTACTGATGAACTTTACACTCCCATTAAACAGGATACAAAAAAGGGCAAGCTTCGATATTACCC CTATAATATAAATTGGAATTATGGATTGCTTCCACAAACATGGGAAGACCCATCTTTGGCAAACTCTGAAGTTGAAGGAGCATTTGGTGATAACGACCCTG TTGATGTCGTTGAGATCGGTGAATCCCGGAGGAAAATCGGTGACATTTTGAAGGTTAAGCCCCTGGCTGCTTTAGCTATGATTGATGAAGGGGAACTTGACTGGAAAATAGTTGCCATTTCATTAGATGATCCAAGGGCTTCTCTTGTAAATGACATTGACGACGTCGAGAAACACTTCCCG GGGACTCTCACTGCTGTCAGGGATTGGTTTAGGGACTACAAGATCCCTGATGGGAAACCAGCCAACAAATTTGGCCTCGGCAACAAGGCAGCAAACAAG GATTATGCTCTTAAGGTTATTACAGAGACCAACGAGTCTTGGGCTAAACTAGTCAAAAGATCAATTCCCGCCAGAGAGCTTTCGCTTTTATGA
- the LOC107898311 gene encoding transcription factor bHLH25: MDRATVLGDAVKYIKQLQEKVKTPEEQARQKPMEYVACVKKHQLLIDSKGDFSSWDEHFSAPFDEPLPEIEASNAMTFGSCALHITIVAQMDMEFCMTIKELVKKLRLAFIFLV; this comes from the exons ATGGATAGGGCAACAGTGCTTGGAGATGCTGTGAAGTACATCAAGCAACTGCAAGAGAAAGTGAAGACACCTGAAGAGCAGGCCAGGCAGAAACCAATGGAATATGTGGCTTGTGTGAAGAAACACCAACTCTTGATTGACAGTAAAGGTGATTTTTCAAGCTGGGATGAACATTTCAGTGCCCCATTTGATGAGCCATTACCAGAAATTGAAGCAAG CAATGCAATGACATTTGGGAGTTGTGCTCTTCATATAACCATTGTTGCTCAG ATGGACATGGAATTCTGCATGACAATAAAGGAGCTTGTGAAGAAACTACGTTTAGCTTTTATATTTCTAGTGTGA
- the LOC121216144 gene encoding secreted RxLR effector protein 161-like, with the protein MAHCNPVSTPTEPGVKLSKFDGGERVDASKYRSLVGSLRYLTCTRPDILLSVGFVSRFMEEPVYSHWKALKRILRYIQGTVSLGLFYSNMEDYKLIGYSDSDWCGDLDDRKSTSGYVFFMGNTSFAWLSKKQLIVTLSTCEAEYVAASWCVCHAIWLRNLLGELEQQQLGATEILVDNKSAIELAKNPVNHERSKHIDIHFHFIRDHVKEGSVKLVHVASRDQVVDIFTKPLPMVFFDNYKKLIGMKDGRSI; encoded by the coding sequence ATGGCACATTGCAACCCGGTATCAACACCAACGGAACCAGGTGTAAAACTCTCGAAATTTGATGGAGGAGAACGAGTCGACGCAAGCAAATACCGAAGTTTGGTGGGAAGCCTTCGCTATCTCACTTGCACAAGGCCTGACATTTTGCTAAGTGTTGGCTTTGTAAGTCGGTTCATGGAAGAGCCGGTTTATTCACATTGGAAGGCGTTGAAGCGAATCCTACGGTACATTCAAGGAACGGTGTCACTCGgcttattttattcaaatatggaAGATTACAAGTTGATTGGGTATTCCGACAGTGATTGGTGCGGAGACTTAGATGATCGGAAAAGTACATCAGGATATGTGTTCTTTATGGGTAACACATCATTTGCTTGGCTTTCAAAGAAGCAACTAATTGTGACACTATCGACATGTGAAGCTGAATATGTGGCAGCATCTTGGTGTGTGTGTCATGCTATATGGCTCAGAAATTTGTTGGGCGAGTTGGAGCAACAACAACTTGGTGCAACTGAGATACTAGTTGATAATAAATCAGCGATTGAGTTGGCAAAGAACCCAGTGAATCATGAAAGAAGCAAACACATTGacattcattttcatttcatccgAGATCATGTAAAGGAAGGAAGTGTGAAATTAGTGCACGTGGCAAGTCGAGACCAAGTCGTGGATATCTTTACAAAACCGCTACCGATGGTATTCTTCGACAACTACAAGAAATTAATCGGCATGAAGGATGGCAGAAGCATTTAA